TGAATACATATTATCATCATTTATCTTTTCAAGAGCATCAAAAAAACATTTCCATCCTTTTTCCCAAAAATCCAGTACCTGTTCTTTTGTAGTAAATGTATTGACAAACTCTCCATCTCGGTTACGCCATGATTTTTCTCCGTCTTCAGTCAGAAAATTGGTCCATCTTGAAAGCATATTTCCTGCAATATGTTTCACAATGACGGCAATAGAATTACTCTCCTCATTATACTGCCAGAACATCTGTTTATCAGTAAGCTGATCAAATGTCTTATCTCCCAGGGATTTATAATATTCAAAACGTTTTACAAACAGATCTTTCATTTTTTCTATTTTGATAACTAATTTAAAAACTTTTAAAAATAAAAACCACTTCGTTTGAAGTGGTTTTATCTATGTATTATATTTATTGTTATTCTCTGTTTTTTACCAATACCCAACCTGTAAATTTGATTGCTGTATTATTTTTATCATTTTCATTCCATGTAATAGAATACCAGTAAGTTCCGGTAGGTACTCTTCTTCCTCCCTGGGTACCATCCCATTTATAACCATTTGATCTGTCTGCCTGGAAAATTTTGTTTCCATAACGGTCAAAAACATTCATGATCAGGTTTTGCTTATTGGCCAATGCAGAATAGTCAATCACATCATTTATTCCATCTGCATTAGGAGTAATTACATTGATTAAATTAGGAACAACAATTCCTATTTCTATAGGATCACAATCATAAGCATCTTTTACATATACTTTATGATCACCTCTCGAAAGGTTATTAAAAATATTGGAGTCCTGCCAAATGATATTGTCTATTGAATATTTATATGCCGGATTCCCTCCTATTACAGATACAGTAATTGTATTATTCGAGATATCAATTCCGGAAACAACCGGCTGTTCAGAAGGGAGTACTTTTACCGTTTGTGTTGCAATACATTCTCCGGTTTTAAGTTTTACCCAATATACACCAATTCCTGCTTTGATCGTTTGGGTAGTGGCTCCTGTACTCCATTCATAACTTTTGAATCCTGCACCTGCATCCAACGTGGCCTGATCTTCTGCACAAATGGTTACATCTTTAAGAGTAGCAGAATATACCGGCTCAATAACTACTAAGGTAATTCTGGCTACTGTATAGCATCCCTGAGCATTGGAAACTCTTACATATACAAATCCATTAGGGGCAATATAATTATTGGCATTCAGAATCTCGTTAGTCTGATTGACAGCATCCGTCATTGAAGGATAATATTTTTTGGTAGGATTCGTCTGACCTGTTACTGAAGCATTTACAAGATTGAAAGATGCAGTGAATGGATTACCCTCTATGAAACATGATCTTAATGTCGCTTCATTCACAACGACTACCGGATAAAACTTCAAAGTGATCTGTGCAACCGCGGTACATCCAAATTCAGAGATGACTTTTACATAAATAATCCCTTCTGCAGAGACAAATGCCATAGGGGTAGTAATCTCATTGACTCCGGCATTGAGGTCTGCCATCGTATGATAATATTTTTTAGTGACATTCGGGTTTCCAATGACATCTGCTGTGGTTAAATCAAATAAAGCTGTACCTGCATTATTATTGTTACATTGGGTTAATGTTGCATTTTTAACCGTAATAGAACCGTCTTTGAATTTAAACGTTCCAACCTGTTTACATTTATTAAGCGGATTGGTGGCATTGGTAGGATCGGTATAATTGATACTGTAATAGTAAACAGTAGTTGTATTTACTGTAATAGGAGCTGTAATAGGATTATTCCCCGTTAAAGCATCATTCTGACTCAGATGATAACTTACATTAAAGTTTTGATTTCCATTAAGAATTCCTGCAGACAGTGTAGAAAAATCAAACAGAGCTGTACTTGAGCATATTACCACTTCTCTTGGATCGGCAGGATTAGCCGCCGGAATTCCAGGAGGATTAAACGGCTGCGTCTGGATATTAGGGTCTGTAAACGGTGAAGCCAGTGTAGCAGTTCCACCCCATGTCAAAGAAAACGGAGCGGTTGTAGAGCTGGTACTGCTTACCCAGTTATCAATAAACAAATAATACGTTTGTCCTGGTAAAACATCCATATATCTGCAGTAAGGAGTCAGAGAACCTCCGGCAGCACTTAAAAGAGTGCTTGTCATATTTAATCCTGTAGCAGGACCAGGCCCGATAACTGTTGCTGCATTACAACGTATTGGTGAGCCTAAGCTTCCACAGGTTACATTAGGGCCAAAAATTGCCCAGTCATAATCGGCATCCGGATTATTCGGAACCAGATCAAAAGTAAGGGTACCTCCAGTAGCAATCGTAATTTTGTACCAGATAGAATTGTGCTCTCCGGTAAAGTCTATACAACTTCCGGAGTTTACTAATTCTTTTATATTACCATATCCCGTGGGACTATAAGTGATATTTGAGTTTCCGCAAACGGACAATGCGGTAGCACAATCTGCCTGAGAATAATAAGTATGAGAGATGCATAGAAGTATAAAAAGTAAAAATTTTCTCATAGATTACATGTTTTTATGGTTTATTAGTTATACATCGTATTGATATTCAACGTACACCAAATATACCCATATTTTAATTACAAACAATAAAATCCAGATAATTTTAAACTATTTTAAATTAAAACCCTAAATAATTCAATATTATTCATATTATTTTAGATTAAAGAAAAAAATAACCAAACACAAAATTTTATTTTATACTTGTAATATTACCACACAGGTTTTCGAGGTGAAATATTTTGTGGAAAGGGCTTTTCACTTCTGTTAAATGTTCTTTATCCTGAATAAAGGTATATCTTGAAGCAATAGAATTCATATCTGATACAATCACCAGCCAGCATTCATCCACCGAGGTATCATAGTAAGGAAATTTTTCATTTTTCTTTTCAATGAGTTCCAGTATTTTTTCCGAGCAGAGTTCATCAAAAAGGTTCATGTTGTATTCGTGGGTGATGAAGACATTTCTACGGTGAAAAGATTTTCTTATGCTTTTTACACAGCCCACAGTTTTATTTCTTTTGATGCTTTTATAGATATTAATGATATTTTCCTGCTGTATTTCAAGATTATCAAATTTAGTTTCCGGGTGGAATTCTAAAAAATAAACACCACGATATTTCGTAGTGTCTTCCTGTTCTAATAATATTTCTGCCTGACGGAACATCTTGTTCAAAGTACTTTCCACTTTCTTCATTTCCAGATGGTTGATTACTTCAGTCAGTTCTATTCCGATTTTTTTGTCGTTTAGCTTTGCGATAAAGTCCGGACTTTCGCAGGTAAGGTTTTCAAATTTAACATCGGGGAAATGATGCATAAAGGAATTGAGAAGAAGAATCTCAGATTTCTTTCTGTATTTTTCACGATCATGAAGCGGAGATTCGTCTATGGTACGGTGATACTTTTCCATGGGCTTTTTTTTCAAATGCCTGTTCAGGTAATATAAGCTCAGATTCTTTATCAGATCTTCCTCAGAAAACGTCTTTTTCATGTGTGATATTTTTATTTAATTAAGAACACATGCGGCCATGGGCTTTCATCGTTAAAAGTTTTTGATAATCAAAATTTTACACACTTAAAGGTAAGTAAAAAAACAATTCAACGCCTAGTTTTAAAATTAAATTATCTGTTAATTAATGTAAAGTTTATTTTCATAATTAATACCTTTGTCTTTTTCTAACACAAACGCACATTTATGGATTTTAGGAATTTCAGAATACCCTACAATATCAATCCTCAATATTCCAAAAAAACCGCCTATTTCTCGATGGAGTTTGCTCTTGAGCAAGTACTTAAAATATATTCGGGAGGACTTGGCTTTCTCGCAGGATCTCATATGAGAAGTGCTTATAACCTTAAGCAGGACCTTATAGGAATCGGCATTCTGTGGAAATTTGGTTATTATGATCAGGCAAGAAATCATGATCAGACTTTACAGCCCGTATGGACGAGAAAAATGTACAGCTTTCTGGAAGACACCGGAATAAAATTTCAAATCGAAATCCACAGTGCTCCGGTTTGGGTAAAAGTATGGTACCTTGATCCTGAAACTTTCAATACGGCACCTATGTTTTTTCTTTCCACAGATGTTCCGGAAAATGACC
Above is a genomic segment from Chryseobacterium viscerum containing:
- a CDS encoding DUF1572 domain-containing protein, translating into MKDLFVKRFEYYKSLGDKTFDQLTDKQMFWQYNEESNSIAVIVKHIAGNMLSRWTNFLTEDGEKSWRNRDGEFVNTFTTKEQVLDFWEKGWKCFFDALEKINDDNMYSTTYIRGEAHPVIDAVLRQLAHYPYHIGQMVYIAKMIKNEDWNTLSIARNRSQEFNTEMKTKFLSSEQDTNSSPVCFQNSPEVRDEYKQ
- a CDS encoding T9SS type B sorting domain-containing protein, with the translated sequence MRKFLLFILLCISHTYYSQADCATALSVCGNSNITYSPTGYGNIKELVNSGSCIDFTGEHNSIWYKITIATGGTLTFDLVPNNPDADYDWAIFGPNVTCGSLGSPIRCNAATVIGPGPATGLNMTSTLLSAAGGSLTPYCRYMDVLPGQTYYLFIDNWVSSTSSTTAPFSLTWGGTATLASPFTDPNIQTQPFNPPGIPAANPADPREVVICSSTALFDFSTLSAGILNGNQNFNVSYHLSQNDALTGNNPITAPITVNTTTVYYYSINYTDPTNATNPLNKCKQVGTFKFKDGSITVKNATLTQCNNNNAGTALFDLTTADVIGNPNVTKKYYHTMADLNAGVNEITTPMAFVSAEGIIYVKVISEFGCTAVAQITLKFYPVVVVNEATLRSCFIEGNPFTASFNLVNASVTGQTNPTKKYYPSMTDAVNQTNEILNANNYIAPNGFVYVRVSNAQGCYTVARITLVVIEPVYSATLKDVTICAEDQATLDAGAGFKSYEWSTGATTQTIKAGIGVYWVKLKTGECIATQTVKVLPSEQPVVSGIDISNNTITVSVIGGNPAYKYSIDNIIWQDSNIFNNLSRGDHKVYVKDAYDCDPIEIGIVVPNLINVITPNADGINDVIDYSALANKQNLIMNVFDRYGNKIFQADRSNGYKWDGTQGGRRVPTGTYWYSITWNENDKNNTAIKFTGWVLVKNRE